The genomic segment GCGTCGCGAGGAACATGGTCCGGACCAGCTGCTCGAGCGCGCCCCCGCGCGACTCGGGGACGAGGAACTGCGGGAGCATCTTCGAAAGGAGGGGCTCCATGCCGTCCTTCTCGATCGCGGCGGCCGAGTCCGCGCGCTTCGCCTTCCCGGCGTCGTCGTCGGCGTTTGCACGCGAGTCGCAGAGGACGAGCCCCCGCAGCCGCGCACGCAGGCTGGCGTCGAGCCGCGCGAGGAGCTCGAGCGCGACGTAGCCCCCCATCGAGAGCCCCATCACGACGAACGGCTCGTCGCCGGGCAGCCCTTCGAGGACGTCCCGGGCGAGAAGGGACATCGCGTGAACGGGTTCGGCCGTTCGGCCCGAACCGCCTCGACCACGGAAGTCGGGCGCCGTCACGGCGACACCCGCCCCGAGCTGGCCCGCCGCGGCGGCCGCCTTCACGAGGCCCCACATGCGGCCGTCGAGAGGAAACGCGTGGAGGGCGAGGAGGCGGAGGGACGAGGGCTGCTCTCGGGTCATTCCGGGAGGATAGACCTGCTCGATCCGGCAGCCGTCACGCCGGGCCGGACCTCACTCACCCGGCTGAGGCAGCCTGTAGACGAGACCGGTGTCGCTCCCTTCGGGATGGCTGTCGCGCAGCGCGAGCGCTCTCAGGGCGGGCTCGTCCGCGAGCCACGTGTCGAACTCGCTCTTGCCGGTCACGACCCAGCCGCCCGGGTTCTTCCCGAGCCACGCCAGGAGGGCCTCGGGCGTCTTCACCCACTCGACCCTGCGGTCGAGGACGACGAGGGCGTAGCACCGGAACCGGTTGCTCGCGTAGGCCAGGGGCTCGCCGGCCGACACGTGCGGGCGCAGCCTCTCGTAGAGCGGACGGGCGGTCTTGCGTACGTTCAAGGCAGGGAAGCCCTTCGCCCCGAGCGCCGCCTCCGCGAGCCAGAGCCCGGCGGCGAGCGCGAACGCCGCCCCCGCGATCTCCCGCCGCCGCCGGGCG from the Holophagales bacterium genome contains:
- a CDS encoding alpha/beta fold hydrolase, whose product is MTREQPSSLRLLALHAFPLDGRMWGLVKAAAAAGQLGAGVAVTAPDFRGRGGSGRTAEPVHAMSLLARDVLEGLPGDEPFVVMGLSMGGYVALELLARLDASLRARLRGLVLCDSRANADDDAGKAKRADSAAAIEKDGMEPLLSKMLPQFLVPESRGGALEQLVRTMFLATPPATAAADQRGMAGRVDRFDVLRTLAVPFLAAVGDDDELTPPSASEQMVDAAVNAPWVELLTLPGAHLAPLEHPEEFLPKLRAFLDRCRGWIRAGGPEGRSARL